The genomic segment tgggtttgattcccggaggcagccctggtgcctttctgtgtggagtttgcacgttctccccatgtttgcgtgggttctctccgggttctccgtcttcctcccacagtccaaagacgtgcattaggttgattggcttctctccattgcccgtaggtgtgagtgtgtgagtgaatggttgtctgtctatgtgttgccctgcgatggactggcgacctgtccagggtgtaccctgcctctcgcccatagtcagctgggttaggctccagcacccccgtgaccccgcactagggagtaagcggttaagaaaatggatggatggatgttgaaaGGCAGACAACCAAGCTTTTCtccaatttaatttattttgctcAATCCAATTTATTTTACTCAAAATATTTTCCTTAAGTGTAAAATTATGAAGATTATTTATAAGATTACTTATAAGCTTGTTTTTGTGCATTTCGTGTTTGTTATTTCAACATTACTAACCATTAGTTTGGGCTCTGCTTCAATTGCACCTTTGGGAACGGCTCTTCTAAACAAGGAAAATTCTACATTCTCAGAAAGACCTTACTGTATATTGAAGCATCTAACCTTTATCATCAAACAAAGAAGTAACATAATTCTACCCTTTTCAGTCCAAAGTCTAAAACCTCTAATCAAACGTGAGCACTCTCTAAATGAAGCACCCCTCTCTTAAGATAATGGAATCTATTTTTCCATGTAAAGTTAACAAATAGACtgtaatttaataatttgttttatttgattgtTAATTTCACAAGAATCCTCATGACTTGAAGTGACAAAGCAGGGTAAACAAATCTTGATACACCTTCAGCTTTTGATAGCAGGACTTTTCCATAAATTAGGATATCTCTCTGAAGCCACAAATTTATTTCGTTTTTGTGGTTTTGGGATTAACTTAACTAAGATTAACTTTTGTCTTTGATATGTGGATACCAAGGTATTAAACAGAGCAGGCATGGTAAACGTAACTTTTTCTTCTgtttcatacatacatataagTTTGAAAAATCCCTTTATTCATGTTTAGTTTTAGACCAGAAGCCTCTGACTATTTACTGACAGCTAACAATGCATTTTGTATTTGCTGCTGTCTTGAGAAAACGTACAGTATCATCTGCTAATTGTGTAACTCGTCTTTCTCCATTGAAAATCGTTAAACCACATATGTTGGCATTATGATTAATAACAGAAATAAAGGTTCTGCAGCTATCAGAGACTTTGGACAGTTTCTGTTTAATCGTCACTGACCGTGTTAACGAAGCCGCTGGCCAACGCCGCGTGCTCCGCCCCTTCCACCGTTGCCTGGGCAACCTCGTTGGCTCCGGTAACCGCGGTGTCGGCGATGACGTTGGCCTGCTCGGTCGTCTTCTGGGCAACTAAACAGCGAGGAGGACGTCAGCTACCAGCGTGAAGCTTTCCAGGCAAAATGAAGCGCGAGACGGACGCTTTACCTGTGTTGACACCTGTGACCACGCCCTCCATCGTCCTGCTCCCTGGACAAGACGGAGACAAGGGGTCAGTAAAAAGGTAGAAAGGTTTAAACGGATCCGTGGGTCAGAACCGTCTCCAGCATCTCCCAGACGTCAAAGCAGTTCGGCGCCAAACACATATTTGACCCGGTCAGACACGTGACGGAACCAACAGAGCCGACGTTGTTTTCTGGGGTTTCGGTTTCCTTTGCTGCACTTCTAAGAAATAAAGCTTGAATGTGTGCGTCATATTCTGTCCAGTTAAAGGTCATGGCTGAGTTAAACTGAGGAAATAATGTCAACGAGCTGCGAATTAAACCTGAGGTGACTTTTCTCAGTAGATCAGCTGATCCGCCGGAGCGTCTCACCGCGATGACGTCACACCGACGGCCAAGTCATGGATTGTAGTGTTTGTGTGGTAGAAACCCAGAGTTTGTCCAATCACACTGCCCCCCACCGCTCTCTCactgtttctctccctctttctcccttCCTTCTCATATTGACTTTGACATTGGATGCAGCATCATGATGAGTTGCCTTTTTCATCTCGTCTTCACTGATTATTCCTCTGGCTTCTTTTTCTGCACCTATCTCTTCCTCCATCCcagctgattttctcctcctccaccatcccTCTCACGATCATGAATCTAAATGTTTGCTGTATGATTTTCTTTCTGTTGACCCTCTTGTCCTTCACCCTGGGTCCGTTTCCCTTTATCTGTCACAGTTTCACAGTTTGCTGTCTGGTTcggcgcctcctcctcttctttccttcctcctccttctgagTCTTTATCCTTTTTGTCAGCTGTAACTTTTTCATACAATAAACACCCCTGAACGGGCTCTCACCAACATAGATGACGCCCTCCTTGGTCTTGGTGGCGGCTTCTCCCACGCCGGCCTTCGTCTTCTCGGCGGCAGCCACCACGCCCTCCTTGGCCATGGAGAATCCCTTCTTCAGAGCGTCCATGCTTTGCTTCTGCTCTGGTGCTTGTTCTTTGCCTGTGTGCCTCAGCGTCTCTTCTTGTCTGCTAGTGGTCTGTTCTTCCCAGAGAAAAGGTGGAGAGAGGACacgtgggagagagagagagagagagagagagagagagagagagagagagagagagagagagagagagagagagagagagagagagagagagaggccattAAATAGAAGCTGCTTGTTGGTCAGTGGAGCAGCAAAGGAAGAAGCTCATGTTCTAATGTTATGGCGAGAGGTGGACAATGGACGATAGGAAAGGACGAGCAGGAAGGTGCAGAGTGGACATTCTCTGAGTCCATGTGAGGTTCTGGAGCGGTACCAGTGTGAGGCACGAAGTGAAAATGCCAGGGAACAAGAGAACAACACGGTCCGAATCCAGACCAACCCAGACCCTTTCGTCTCATGGTCATGACTGTGTTGAGTCGTGGTCGGCAACAAAGACGTCAACTCCTCCTTGCGTCCTGAAAGGGGCCGATGAGAGTGACTCAGCAAACTCCCCTGATTGGCTGACGGTCGGCGCCAGCTTATTTATAGACCCAAGTGATTTGATTTCTGGCAGCAGAGTCAGTGCAGTGAGCTGCTGGTCCCATCAGAAGCAGAAAGTGAGATTATTGATCCGGCACACAGCGCCATCTTTTCTATTATTCATCATTATTGTGTCCTGTCGATAAACAAAATGCACAAGTTCACTGAGCTTTCAAATGGACGTGATCAAGTACAAAGCTACAGTGTTCGCGTTTCAGCATGAGTAGAAGATCCGCCGGAGCAGGAACAGCTTAGCAGCACTTAGCCTGCGATGCATGGGCTCATCGCGTGGGACGCCATGTCTCAGACGCCATCACGAGTCTGGTCTCGGCCTTGTGCCTCTTACAGGTACAGGAGGCCTTTGTTCCTTCACAGGTTCCTGTTACAGATGAggctcagtgtgtttgtgtgcgtccaGTTCTCACAGGAAGCCTGAGTGAGGaatccagcagcttcctgctaaTTGATGGAGCTGATGCTCTAATGAGTGGATGAGTCGCTCATTATTGTTTGACCATGAGATGTTCCAGTAAAgtcatctgctgcagagacacgaGCAGAACCTCAAATGTCTACCTTGCTGTACTGCATAGTGTGAGAGAGTCCATGCCGGTGTGTGCCCTTTTTGTGGACCTGTTCGGCGCCGTGGTCCAGATGCTGTGTTCTCTATGTCGGTACCAGTTGTTTTGTGCCTTGTTCCCAGATGAACGTTTGGTTGCTTGGCAAAGTGGTCcatgtttgtgttatttatatGTAGGCGACTCTGATGTGTAGCGGATGGACTGAAACCTTCAGAGAAGGGCGGCGGTCGGCGATGCCCTCTGGCGGCCAAGGCCAAAACTGCAGCTCACAGTTCAGCGCTCCGAGAGCAGGCGCAACCTGGAAGAAGTGTTTCTACGTCACTTCATACAGTCACAGAACTGGTTCTGCTCAACTGGACCGCTCCTGAACGTGGATCAACGTGTTCCTTGGGTTGGGCTTTAGGAGGCACACCCACAGGTCGCATCTCCTTTAAAATGCGTGCATTTGAAAATCAGTAATGGAAATTAAGCACGTTTCCATCCTGATGCTATCAACCATATCGTTCTCGTAATGTTTCATATCATGGCGTAACGATGGCGTCAAATCGTCAATTTATTAGAACATCAAGGCCACCGAAATTGATTCAGATGataaacattacatttaaacTTTATACATCTAGTTCGTTGCACAGAATAAACACACGTTTGTCTCTCAGAGACTCAACCATGCGTGAGATAGTGACTGACCGGATGTCTTTTCTAGTTTGAGACCTGGACccaaaacatttgtgttttacatgttcTGTGACAGACCTCGGATAAAAACTCACCTTATACAAGGTTacaactttttattttattctttatcaAGACAACCCAATCGTTTCTTCCGATCCATATATGGTGACAAACCGGACGCAGGTGAGTCGCTGGGGCCCGCCCCCCTAATCTGCCTGAACCTTATAAAGGGTGGGAACAGGTGTCAGGAAACAGACCCATGATGGAGCGAAACGCTTCCGACCCGGGCGTCTTGCTGCGTGAGTACGGTTTTGAGCGGCGGTTCGATGGGAGAGGAGCTATAGAATGGATGCAGGCGAACTGGTGAGTGAAGGTTGACACTCTGGGTTCAGGTTTTACAGTCGGGTCAGGATTTATCCAGACCTTAGTCCCGCACACAGCAACGCCAGCATCTTTAAAAGGACTGAGCGTCTAAAACTACTAAAACGTCTTTCAGTCGCATTTTTGGTTCGGCTGCTACCTGAGCATAGAAGCCAGCAGGTGCTGTGACGTAACACCGAGTCAATGTCTGGTATGTATGAAAGCGGCATATAACAAATAGCTTGTGTTAAATCTGTGTGAAGCTTTTATTTACCTGCCGCAGGTGACTCACTTAAGTGACGTCACGACTCTCGATCTGGCAGAGTTTTTTCTGTTGCTAAGAAACCGTTGGTTTCTGTCTTTGAGTTTGAGCTACGGGTATATTTGCAGGACTTACTGAGCCAGCGgcatgttttaaaatgaaattatgtTCTAACAAAACTCACGTTTAACACTTAAAACATGAACCCATAGAATAAAAGCAAACGGGCCTGACAGTTCTGATGGATTTTAAGAAATGAAAGAATCTTTGAATCAGGTGAAGCTGGAACCACGTGATGACGTGTGATATGACGATTGTCTTCTGCTCTTTTTCGATAATAACTTGTTGGATTGTCGGACCAGCTGTAGTAGTCAGAACCTTGTGTTGTTGGTGCAG from the Betta splendens chromosome 15, fBetSpl5.4, whole genome shotgun sequence genome contains:
- the sncga gene encoding synuclein, gamma a isoform X2; translation: MDALKKGFSMAKEGVVAAAEKTKAGVGEAATKTKEGVIYVGSRTMEGVVTGVNTVAQKTTEQANVIADTAVTGANEVAQATVEGAEHAALASGFVNTVDLPAKTGEEAEQAVQ